TATTCGTCTAGTTAATAGCTCAGGAACAGACCCTAATGGCGAGAGATTTGATTATTTGAATAACGAATTGCGTACAATGAAAGCCGATATTATCGACGAGCATTACTACAGAACACCCGATTGGTTCTTGAAAAATGCTAGCCGTTACGATTCTTATGACAGAAATGGCTCGAAGGTTTTTGCTGGTGAATATGCTGCACAAAGCGACAAAACCGTAAGCATTGACAATCAAAATAACTGGAAATGTGCATTGGCAGAAGCTGCCTTTATGACTGGGCTAGAGCGTAATGCGGCTGTAGTTCAAATGGCTTCGTATGCCCCATTATTTGCTCATGCAGAAGGCTGGCAATGGACTCCCGATTTGATTTGGGTAGATAACTTAACTACTTATGGTACACCAAATTACTATGTACAAAAGCTCTATTCTACCAACAAAGGAACACACGTTTTGTCGATGTTACAAAATAATCAGGCTTTAGCTGGACAAGATGACTTGTATGCTTCGGCGAGTTTTGATAAAGCAACGAATGAAATTATTTTGAAAATTGCCAATACATCAATCAATGCCCAAACACGTGATATTCAATTGGATGGTGTTAAGAAAATTGAGGCAAAAGCTAAATGGACTATCTTGAAAAATGATAACTTAGGTGCTGTTAATACTTTTGAAAATGCCACCAATGTAAGTCCTATTGAACAAAGCCTTGATGTAAATACAAAAGCTAAAAAATTGAATTTTACGGCTGCTCCAAACTCATTTTCGGTAGTAAGAATTAAAGTACTATAGTAAGAGCTTAGTACTACGAGTTTGTTAATAATTGTTGTAAGAGAGTAATTGGTTAAAATACCAATTACTCTCTTGATTTTTACACGAAAAAATTGGATAGCATTTCCCTAAATGGCATTGAAATACACCCACTTATAACACCTTACTGCTTTCTTGACAAGTACTTTATAGCTCGATTTTTATACCAAAATCCTGACTTAGAAGACTATCTTTGAAAATTTTCTAATTTTTCCTATTAATTTTTGTATTAATCAAATATTTGTCTTAAAATTGTGTCACAATAACACGTTTTGAGAAATCTAAGTGATTTGTATTTCATAAATAGTACAATAGTGGGGGAATTTTTAATTCCCCATCACTCCATACAATAGCAGTTTTTTTCAGATAATTGCTTATATTTATCGAAATAAAATATATCATTTGCCGTATGCTTTGAGCAGTAAGAGTACTTACCTTAACTATTATATAAGCATATAGCCTATAAAAAGACTGAATTGAATGTTAGCAAAGTATAATCACAATACACGTATATTAGTCGCTCTTGACTGTATTGTTTTTGGTTTCGATGGCGAAGAGTTGAAGTTATTATTAATCAAAAGGAATTTTCAGCCACAGCTTGGCAAATGGTCGCTGATGGGTGGTTTTTTAAATGAAGATGAAGACTTAGAAGTAGCAGCCAACCGTATTTTGTACGATTTGACGGGCTTAAAAGATATTTATTTTGAAGAAATCAAAACATTTGGTAAAATAGACCGTGACCCTGTAGAAAGAACCGTTTCCGTATGTTTTTTTGCTTTGATTAATATTCACGCTCATAGTCAGGATGCTGCTAAAGCTCAAAACGCTTTTTGGATTAACCTCAAAAATAGACCAGATTTGATTTTTGACCACGGCGAAATGGTTGATTTGGCTTTAGAAAGACTTCGCTACAGAGCTGCATTGCACCCGATTGGATTTGAGCTTTTGCCCGAAAAATTTACGATTCCTCAATTACAAAAATTGTACGAGGCTATCTATGATACGCCACTCGATAGACGTAATTTTAGTCGTAAAATTTTATCAACCAAGTTATTGTTAGATACAGGTGAAAAAAACGAAAATTCGGCCACAAAAAAAGCTATTTTGTACCGCTTAGACCAAGAGAAATACCAAAAACAATTTAATGCCTTCCATTATTTTGTTTCTGATATAAAATTTTAGTGATAATTTCTAAAAAATAGTCATTCGTTGGGAAGTTTGACTTTTTTTTAACTAATCAATTGTGTCAACATAACGCATTTAATCAATATCAAGGAATAATTAGATGACAGTATCTAAAAACAATCAAGATTTTGACCATTGCCTTTAATATATCAAACCATGGAAAATAAGTATGTAATCGGTGTAGATTACGGAACTGATTCAGTAAGAGCATTAGTTGTAAACACTCAAACAGGAGAAACGCTTGGCACAGCCGTTCATTATTATGCCCGTTGGAAAGAAGGTCTTTTTTGTGACCCTTCCATTTCTCAGTTTAGGCAACACCCCCTCGACTACCTAGAAGGACTCGAAAACTCAATCAAAGGAGCATTAGTTGGATTGAGCAACGAAGTAAAACAAAATGTAGTGGGGATTTCGGTAGATACCACTGGCTCAACGCCTGTTGCTGTCGATGAAAACGGTACTCCGCTAGCTCTTTTGCCAGAGTTTGCAGAAAATCCGAACGGCATGTTTATTCTTTGGAAAGACCATACTGCCAACGCCGAAGCCGAAGAAATCAATACATTGGCTCATCATTGGGATACCGATTTTACCAAATATGTAGGTGGGATTTATTCGTCTGAATGGTTTTGGGCAAAAATTCTTCGTACTCTTCGTGTAGATGAGCAAGTAAGAGAAAAGGCGTTTTCTTGGGTTGAACATTGCGACTGGGTATCGGCAGTGTTGACGGGCAATACCAATCCATTGGCACTTCACAGAAGTCGCTGTGCGGCAGGTCATAAAGCCCTTTGGCACGACGAATTTGAAGGTCTTCCTTCAGAAGAGTTTTTACAAAAACTTGACCCACTTTTATCAGGGCTTCGCAATCGCCTTTTCAAAGATACCTACACTGCCGACCATGCAATGGGTACTATTTCGGCTGAATGGGCCGAAAAACTGGGTATTTCTACCAATACTATAATTGGGGTCGGAGCATTTGACTGCCACATGGGAGCCGTTGGAGCAGATATTCAGCCTTATTCGTTGTGTAAAGTAATTGGTACTTCTACTTGCGATATGCTTGTAGCACCCAACGAAGAAATCGGACATTTATTAATTCGTGGTATTTGTGGACAAGTAGACGGTTCTATTGTGCCGGGTATGCTGGGTATGGAAGCTGGACAATCAGCTTTTGGTGATATTTACGCATGGTTTCAGAAGGTGATAGTATCGCCTGTAAGAGCTTTATTAGGCCATGAAGCTGCCGAAAAATTGAGTAATGAATTGATTCCTTATTTGTCAGAACAGGCTTCTTTGCTGCCTATAAAAGAAAGCGATATTGTAGCGATTGACTGGCTCAATGGCCGTCGTACTCCCGATGCTAAGCATACTTTAAAAGGGGGTATAGTGGGGCTTAATTTGGGTAGCGATGCTATCAAAATTTTCAAAGCTTTGGTAGAAGCTACTGCTTTTGGAGCAAGAGCTATTTCTGACCGTTTCCAACAAGAAGGTGTACCTATCAAAGAGGTAATTGCTATTGGTGGGGTAGCCAAAAAATCGCCATTTGTTATGCAAACCCTTGCCGATGTGCTGAATATGCCTATCAAAGTAGCTAGTTCAGACCAAGCTTGTGCATTGGGTGCGGCCATTTGTGCAGCGGTAGCAGCGGGTATTTATCCAGATTTTGCTTCGGCACAAAAAGTAATGGCTTCGGGTTTTGATGCTACTTATACACCACGTCCCGAGGTAGTTCCAGTATACGAAATATTGTATCAAAAATATATTCGTTTAGGTAATTTTATCGAAAACTAGCATCGACTTAGCATATAGTATTTTTTAAGAATAAAAAATTGATTATTAGGTAGTTGTCGTATTTAAACTTTCATTTTTGTACGACTACCTCCTTAATTAGCATAACCCAATATTGTAGCCGAAATAATTTTGGTAGCAAAAGTAAATAACTAATAGATAATTCTATCAAAAACACTTTACAATGAGTAATCTAAAAACATTTGGCGGTGCTCCGCTTGAAGTATGGTTTGTAACAGGAAGTCAACATTTGTATGGTGAAGAAACGCTTCGCCAAGTAGACGAACATTCAAAGATTATTGCAGAGTTTTTGCATAACTCCCCGACTATTCCTGTCAATGTGGTATTCAAACCTGTAGTAAAAACACCAGACGAAATCTTTAATATTTGTCAGGAAGCTAACATAACCCCAAACTGTATCGGTATTGTAGCTTGGATGCACACGTTTTCGCCAGCAAAAATGTGGATTAGAGGTCTAAACTGCTTGAAAAAGCCATTATTGCATCTGCACACACAATTTAACCGTGATATTCCTTGGGGAAGTATCGATATGGACTTCATGAACCTCAATCAGTCGGCACATGGCGACCGTGAGTTTGGTTTTATTATGTCTCGTATGCGTCTGAACCGCAAAGTAGTAGTAGGCTTTTGGCAACAAGAAGATGTATTACAAAAAATCAGTGTTTGGGCTCGTGTAGCTGCTGCTAAAAACGAAATGCAAACAATGAAAGTAGTTCGTTTTGGTGACAATATGCGTCAGGTAGCCGTAACTGAAGGCGACAAAGTAGCAGCTGAAATGACTTTTGGATTCTCGGTAAATACTCATGGTGTTGGCGATTTGGTAAAAGTTATTAATCAATTTTCAGAAGCCGAAATCAATGCCTTAGTAAAAGAATATGAAGATACATACACATTGATGGACTCATTGAAAGCCAACGGTGCTATGCGTTCTTCATTGATTGAGGCAGCTCGTATCGAACTAGGCTTGAAAGCCTTTTTAGAA
The Flectobacillus major DSM 103 DNA segment above includes these coding regions:
- a CDS encoding NUDIX hydrolase — protein: MLAKYNHNTRILVALDCIVFGFDGEELKLLLIKRNFQPQLGKWSLMGGFLNEDEDLEVAANRILYDLTGLKDIYFEEIKTFGKIDRDPVERTVSVCFFALINIHAHSQDAAKAQNAFWINLKNRPDLIFDHGEMVDLALERLRYRAALHPIGFELLPEKFTIPQLQKLYEAIYDTPLDRRNFSRKILSTKLLLDTGEKNENSATKKAILYRLDQEKYQKQFNAFHYFVSDIKF
- a CDS encoding ribulokinase, which gives rise to MENKYVIGVDYGTDSVRALVVNTQTGETLGTAVHYYARWKEGLFCDPSISQFRQHPLDYLEGLENSIKGALVGLSNEVKQNVVGISVDTTGSTPVAVDENGTPLALLPEFAENPNGMFILWKDHTANAEAEEINTLAHHWDTDFTKYVGGIYSSEWFWAKILRTLRVDEQVREKAFSWVEHCDWVSAVLTGNTNPLALHRSRCAAGHKALWHDEFEGLPSEEFLQKLDPLLSGLRNRLFKDTYTADHAMGTISAEWAEKLGISTNTIIGVGAFDCHMGAVGADIQPYSLCKVIGTSTCDMLVAPNEEIGHLLIRGICGQVDGSIVPGMLGMEAGQSAFGDIYAWFQKVIVSPVRALLGHEAAEKLSNELIPYLSEQASLLPIKESDIVAIDWLNGRRTPDAKHTLKGGIVGLNLGSDAIKIFKALVEATAFGARAISDRFQQEGVPIKEVIAIGGVAKKSPFVMQTLADVLNMPIKVASSDQACALGAAICAAVAAGIYPDFASAQKVMASGFDATYTPRPEVVPVYEILYQKYIRLGNFIEN
- the araA gene encoding L-arabinose isomerase encodes the protein MSNLKTFGGAPLEVWFVTGSQHLYGEETLRQVDEHSKIIAEFLHNSPTIPVNVVFKPVVKTPDEIFNICQEANITPNCIGIVAWMHTFSPAKMWIRGLNCLKKPLLHLHTQFNRDIPWGSIDMDFMNLNQSAHGDREFGFIMSRMRLNRKVVVGFWQQEDVLQKISVWARVAAAKNEMQTMKVVRFGDNMRQVAVTEGDKVAAEMTFGFSVNTHGVGDLVKVINQFSEAEINALVKEYEDTYTLMDSLKANGAMRSSLIEAARIELGLKAFLEDGGYSAYTNTFEDLHGMRQLPGIASQRMMAAGYGYGGEGDWKTSAMVRVMKVMASGLKGGNSFMEDYTYHFDPSNPLVLGAHMLEICPSIAANTPSCEVHPLGIGGKEDPVRLVFNGAAGSALNVSLIDMGNRFRILVNEVEAVDVVEDLPKLPVARVLWKPQPDMQTGCAAWILAGGAHHTVYSQNLTTEYIEDFAELFGVELVVIDKNTQLRQLKSELRWNEIYYK